tatcataaattctaatttcttcCACGCAGATTCGAAGTCGGACTTGTTGACTGCAACGTGGACGGAGAACCTTTCTTCGAGTTTTAAAGTTTACAATCCGCcgtaaatttcaatttttatcgcggACTTTGTTTGCGCGCAGCTTGAAAACTTTTTGCGGTGGATCTTCACGTTTCTTTTGGAAATTCTCTTTATGCTGAAGGCAGATGAGTTACGCCCAATTACTAACGAAGTgcaataacttttaaaaacgGTAATACGTATTTTGTGACGGTAACGAGTCGAGTTCGGAGTCAGGCGTCATGCAACCCTGCGCAGGAACAGAAACTATTACGCAGGCCATAAAAGCGTTTACGAATTAACGGTCCGTAAAAGACCACGATGACAGAAACCAAAAGGGGTTATTAGCCCTCGAGAGCGTCTTATACGACACTTATTCGCTCGTCTGCACATGAAATCAAGGAGGCTGCTGCTCTTTCTCTCGGATGCGCGTCAtttacggaaaaattgaatCAGAAAATCACTTGACCTACTCATTTATCCAAccttaataaattcttaagtATTTTTATCGTGCATATAATACCGCGCAATTTTAACGAAAGGAGAAACTTTCACCTTCGATCATTTCTGACTCAACATTGAATGGTTGAAAATTCGAAcggtaatttattttgtttagcGTTTAAATGTCCTTAGAGAAGCAATAAAGAcgcgttaaatatttttatggcgaataaaaatccaattctattaaaatcaaGGGAATGACAGTTTCTCAAGATGTCTCGTGGATTACACAAATACGATCCTTTGAGTTGTGCCTGTCTTCGAGGAGCGCGTGCCGGGCACGTGTATACGTTCTGACTTCCCGCTCGCGGTCCCCTTTAAATTCGTGCGCCCTTCCACATTCGTTCACGCGTTAATGCCCGCgcagggagagagagagagagacagagtgGCAGGAGAAGAAGAGCCAGCGCCGCGGGGTGATGAGAGGAAGCGGCACCGTGTGCCATCGTGGTTTTTTGAGTGTTCCAAAAATACCCTCGTCTCGGGGAAAGATAAAGAGACCGGCTGGAACGGCGGGAGATTCGGAGGGATTgggtgaaagagagaaagagagagagaaagagagagcgaagcagagatagagagaaaaggaggatACATCAAGAGAGAGAGTCGCGGTAAAGAGAGGCCAGACTGAGAATACCAGTCCTCGTCAACTAGTCATCCTAGAAACGTGCTCGCGAGTGCCGCGGTGACGCGACAAAGGGCGAcgtgaaaaaaagagagaaatcgcGATCGCTGCTGCGATATCTGCCTTCTCGATCGCGActggaataaataaatcggCATCGATCTGAAACGCGAAGCTGCGCCGCGGATACGTTATTTCCCTCCGCTCGTGAGAGCAACCGAGATGAAGCGTGACGCGCCTGTTAATGCATATTAACATTAGTCGAGAAATATTGGTAATAATTGAAGGAggtattttaatctttaattaataaagagaaaaagtattaTACGTAGAAAATATCACACGCACGAACAATAACGCTTGGAATCACGTTTTAACGACGCGTTTGATCGCCGTTTCGAAATACAAGCAGGAGCAATGCGCGTGCAATATCATCCCCTTTGATCATTCGCAGATCATCTTGCGATCGATATATCGGCACGCGGCGATCACACGTCGCCGACACGTATCAGGCGCAATCCGAAGTGACGCGTTCGTGGCTAAGGATGCCTCTAAAAATTGAGAGCGGTACTTACACGGTGAATCCGGTAGCAAAAAAGAATGTCTCCAAGTTCCTCCTCTGGAAACATTGGCGGCGAAGGTAGGAGACGTTTGCAAAGGGTTGACAATTTTCGGAATTCTAATAGCGAGCCCCCGAGATTTGACGTTGATATTGTGTgcgttataatttttgaatgcaTGATTCTTCTTCATCGTAAAAGATAATAACATGATATCTCATTATATGCGGATGATTATTTCCAGCTTTGAGCGACGGTTAAAACTTGTCGACAGACTTGctaatatgaaaaatgaaatatcgtcattgaaagaaaaaaatttttaattttaaactttcttctctttcgACGACGATACTTTATTCCTGTTGGTAATTTTGTCGGCAACTTTGttggttataaattaatcgaCGCTGAAAATAGTCATCCTGTATGTTTATCCGAAAGTggacaattattaatacataactAACATGCGATGCGTATGGCGTTAACAATTGATTAATCGACGGCACATTAACGCCCTATTAATATACGTTACAAGTGTGTCTTAAATGCTTCACGGTGAGCGATTAGAACGTGACTGGGTCCCTTCGAGATTCATTAGCGGCATAATGGCAACGCATCCGCGTTGTGCATCCGAGCGTCGTAACTCCGATATGCGAGAATGAATCCAGGATCCGAAACGagcgaaattaataaatatcgagGAGCGGATCCTGCGCTGGAAGCGCGGTCAGCATCATCGTTCCTTACGGGAACGTCGAGATCCAGAAGAAATGATTATATTTCGCGTACAATAACACTTTGACATTTTCCAACGCGGTCGATTATACCCCTCGGTCCGCACGTGCGTCCGTGCATATACACACTAATCATCATCATCGACATCGTCATCGGCGATCGTGCATGATTCGTTTACCTTGCACACCTTAGTTTGCTTGGCCGCACGCCTGCCCACCTCGCGATGCACCTTAACCGTTAACTCGCAATTATGTCAGCGTCGATTTCCGCATCGCAAACAACATTGTACAACACCGGACAATCTACCTACTCGCACGACTCGTTTCTCCAATCCGTTACAAGCGCCATGCAGATTACACACTACATGCACGAATGCAACCGGAGACCGGTGCATTTTTCTTTCGGCCGCGGAGCTGCGTCGAAAGCGCCAGAAATTTGTCACGATGCGGCATTCATAATTTCTGAGAGTTCTTCGATATTAATCTGAAATGCTTGAATCGATGTACTTtgaacgaaaaaaattttcaagcatttttttattggaaacaTATTTATCGTTCGCTTCAAGTATATTTAGAACGAAAAAGAATCGAAATAACGGTTTGAAAAACGAGTTGCTGCATCTTATACTTGTACGACTTCTGTATACTTCTTCGAAAGAACTCCTCCTGTTTCTGTGTACATGACACTTACATTTCCGTCGCGATTACATGTGCGATTAAACGTTGCGACAATCGTTAATGGACGATGCGTTTTTCTATGCAATCAAAAAGCTGTCGCGCGAGTTTAGTCGCTGATGTGAGAGCAACTTCACTGCATGCAGTTTGACCGCACTCGTCCGATGCACCCGCTTGCGCTGACCCGTGATTGTACGCAAGGTTTTTTCTCTTTAGCTACACTTTCTTGCAATCTTTTATTTCCTTCAATGTGTAAACACAtgtctgtttttattttaaagagcAAAGAGAAGTGCAGCTAAAATAAAACCTgtaattaatactttaatgCGACTCGCGGCAAATAACGGACGTCTTTCGCAAGATTAACGTGTGCAAATAACATCGGCGCCAATTTGTCTTAATTCGCGCGCCGGAATTATTTGCACGAGTCTCTCGCCAACGAGGATTAGCGATGAATCAATTATCGGAAGCTGGTGCCACTCTGCGATCAATTTCCGAGATTCGGATTACTCCGCTTTtctaaatgtttctttatcgATGAAATAATGGTTATTCAATTTCGCCGTGTAACAGCACTATTGTTTTCGTAAATGTTTACTGTTAAACAAGTGATAACGATTACATGTCGAGGTAGGAGGAAATTAATGATATGCGGACGCTTCGCATGCAATGCGAGTTACAatgcgagaaataaaaatatggcatTTGCGCGTGTTTCGTGACTCACGGCAATAAAAAAACCGCCGGCTTATTCATTGTCTTGATTATGCAGAAAAATACGAAAGTCACggtgaaattaatgaaattgccTGCGCATAACGTATAATATTTGCCTTCGTTAAGTCATTGAATCTGATCGTTATTGCGCCGCAACTTTCCATTCGGTTTTCTCCGGTGCAAAGACGCTAAAAGCCCCGAGCTTTTGCCAGTCAGTTATGCGCTACGTCGAAATCGTCATGTTACTCTCGTTACATCGATAATGCAAATATCTAGGTCGTTATAATGCCgcgttgtaaaatttaatgtgtacaaaaaaattccGCGAGAGCCTCGTTTGATACTGATTTCTCGCGCGTAGCCGAGTAACACTAAagtgtaaaatctatttttgctATCTTTGAGATTCCCGCGTCAACGGAAAGTCGCCGCGACTCTCCCGGCGGGGTCTAgatgtaatattatacatgcAGAATACGCTGGTCCGTCGAGAAACCGGTGTTCTATCGAACTTATCGGAGTGGCACCAGCTCCCGCGTGTGTTCTCGAGCTCCTCCGGTGAGATACCTGACGAAAAAAGCAATTAGGCCCGCTTATCAGTCTCCATTACATTGCATGAGTGCCACTTGCAAAAAAAGCAGTCGTAACGGTTACTGATAAATGATAATCTGTGCCGCTTTCTCATGCTTCGAGACAACGTGACATTCGCGAAGGAGAAATGCGGCTTGTTTCGCTGGGAtcggtaaaatttttatgaaaacgcTTCGTTATTAATCGAGGCCACTTTTTTGAACTTTAACTTTGttacatttacaaaattttcttcaagttTAAATAATCTGTTTGATTATCCGAATTAAGTCGAAAAATATTCGACCGGcatacttaaattttttgaagaattgtCATGCAAAGTCGTCATGCAGGGTGTTCGATAAACAGGCGCACTTGGTAAACAAagcgatattaaaaaaatatttttttcttaaatcaaatttaagtAATGGTTAATTCTTGAAGCCatgtgaatattaaataattttgataatgcGTATTGCAAATCAAAATACTTTTCCAtctaacattaatattttacattaattaattaaggcccatctaatattaatttaaaaaaaaaacattttgttatctaaccatttttttcgagatttttaacttttactttaattacaaCTGACAAACCACTTTTATCAAGAGCTAATTTTTCAAGTGTTCGTTCAAGAATGTTACCAATGCGCTTAGAGATCGCGCACCATTGTGTCGTATTAAGAAATGTATGCATACAAATGTCGTAATCACACCGCGAGCTCGAGAACGCCCTGACACACGCGTGACAGAATACGGGATGAGAACCGGACTTGTGCAGTGTGCACGAGGACCGCGTGGACGAGGATCGGCGAGCGAGCGGGCAGCCGCGCGGGGGCGGCGAGGTGGCGGGCCTGGACGACGTCGACGACTCCTGCGTCGCGACGGTGACGTCGTCGGTACCCGGAGCCGGCGGCATCCGCTCGCATCGACGTACCAGACCGCTTTCTCTGGCCGTGCAGCCCTTAAACTATCATCGCTTGGACCCGGACACCAAGCCGACGATCGGCGCCAGGCGCCATCCCAACATGACCAGTCAGGAGAGCATCGGCAGCTGCAGCCTGGACGTCGACCGCTCCGCGTCCGACCGATCAGGTTGGCTATTGAGAAACATCACCCCCTGAGCGCGAGACACTAACAAAAATCCAATTACTGGATGAGAACATTGAGCGTTATTTATCGAGAAGAATcctaaattattcttattaacttaaaattatcacttatattattataaaattacaaattattatttgtaatcttGAACTTttgttgaaagaaatattcagGAAAATccataaacattttaatatgcaaaaatttaacaatgtacaaatatgattaattaaagCTTCGAAGAATCAGAACGTGGAAATTCCAGAATTGATACGGATTAGATGGAGTATAAACGGTTCATTATTCATAACTAGGAAAAACGTGGTGATTCTTTGATTCTTGAAACGGGAAGATTCTTTGTTGCTATAACAGAAAACATTGCCGGAGGGATCGTTTCTTACAGAGAATTTTCTGCGAGAGCCCGATCGGAAGAATGATTAGACGCGTCGCTCAAGTGAGGAAATCATTCCGCAGAAAAAAGGCGGAGTGCGTCTGAGAGAACGTGGAATTATCTCTTAAAATTGATCTCTTTCAATTATCCCGAAGCTCTTAATTGGAGCTGAAAACCGTAtaataaacgtttaaaaatgctgacatttaattaataaaatattattttatatacactcacccgaaaaaaaagcggtacactgaaaatgtgggaaaaattcatcaaatttcaactgacgataacttcgtaaataataaagatagaaagttctataaaatatggaaatgaagctaaaaatctctactttaagaatcaatttatttcaatgttgcaaaataaatttattgaaaatggcggatgacaaagcgcgagcatgcaaaattgaaaaataatggttcgagtttgcgacggtgcacggtataaacaaaaaattgtagcttattgggatcaaaagcgtacgaaagtacagagtctcctctttaaaatgcttttttatgcatctcgatacgatgatttttcgccgagagattcgcatttgaagaaaaaggcagattcttacttctaggcctctcacttacagtacagtctgcaaatcgttctccaacgcgacggtatactcgttctcgtccgtctgaagaatacagacaaaaacgagattcgtcgctaaaaagaacggtactccattctgcatatgtccagcctgcatgctcgacagcaaaattgagtcgagttacgcgatggcgacgcataagcgaaggtacatttgctggcctgcgcggaaaaagaccgtgttccgctaatctgtttcgaatagtgtcaacggatacattacattcgcggacatctcttaaattgtttcgaatttgaacagccgttcgatgtctgtctcttaatgaatttaaaacaataaatcggtcatcgttttcattcgtacaacgaggacgtcccgaaccaggtcttctttggacagaattagtctccaagtacctagcataagcacgttgcacggttgacactgataaatcaagtgcctcagcaacgtaccttcgacttctcccatcttcaattaacgctacaacttaaacagctttttcaggacttatcgtcgccataattgaccaataatttcaatgcgaaaagattaattattgtttactttgacgaagtcgtacgaataagtaacgcgtctcgaaagaaaaagatcaagagaaatcaagcactcttctcgcaatgtgcggtcgagcataaacaaaaagtcagggcggagaaatcacaaaagatctgcagacatctccttcggatgcaaaacaattgattgaaaaataatggttcgagtttgcgacggtgcacggtataaacaaaaaattgtagcttattgggatcaaaagcgtacgaaagtacagagtctcctctttaaaatgcttttttatgcatctcgatacgatgatttttcgctgagagattcgcatttgaagtaagaatctgcctttttcttcaaatgcgaatctctcggcgaaaaatcatcgtatcgagatgcataaaaaagcattttaaagaggagactctgtactttcgtacgcttttgatcccaataagctacaattttttgtttataccgtgcaccgtcgcaaactcgaaccattatttttcaattttgcatgctcgcgctttgtcatccgccattttcaataaatttattttgcaacattgaaataaattgattcttaaagtagagatttttagcttcatttccatattttatagaactttctatctttattatttacgaagttatcgtcagttgaaatttgatgaatttttcccacattttcagtgtaccgcttttttttcgggtgagtgtatttattttaccaTAATTCTTCgcacaaagaaaatattatatcgagcattaattacaaattatataatttacatcgcagatttgtaaaattaattgaaaaggAAGGGTTGTGCATAATTagcttaaattttttaaaaaattattattacgctgATTTTCGACTCCGCGGGATGTTCATTCAAGATCCACGTGGATTTTCGAGTCTTCAAGGTCGTCTTCCGGTGGGGTCGTCGCCGGTTTCCCTCCACCGTTACCTTCTCGCAGGTCGCTTTTTGCTCGTTCGAAATGCCGATCGGATTTAGACCGTAAGCGAGTGCACCAAGTGCAAGCGCTTCTTTTCCTCGTCGTTGCCAAGAAGGCGTCGACGAGAGACGGCCGCGAGAGAGTCTCTGCTCAGTGTTCCAGGACCGTCGCTGCGATTTAGGTGAGAGTGGGTAACTGTCGTCGACTCATTTCGATTCCGCGAAACACGCCAGTGTCGATCGGGACTCAAAGAGTGACTAAGCCGAATTTCCGTCTGGCTGCCTCGGCGCGTGGACTTGGAACGATTTCGCGAATCGACTAATGCGGAAAATAAGGTCGCGTTGCGACAACGATGTGAATAAGATTCGTTCAGTGCGAACTGGCGTAGTGCGTGGGCGACGGTGCTTTTCGAAGGTGAATGTCTCGTCGGCTGAGCAGTTGGCTCGCGGACATTCATCAGTTAACGAGAATACGCTGAATTGGTGAATTAGCGAACCCGCACGCGATGAAACGACTTGAACGACTTTAAACATTTAGTTGTGCAATTTGATCTATCTATATCTATAGAGTGTTTGCTATTGTTACAGTAAAACGGAAATTAATTTCCCccagaattgtaaaattttattcgatttaaGTGAAGAGAAAATTTGCGCCGGTATCTTTCGTAAATTTAGCTCTTAGGAATGTAAGATTGTAGATTGGGGCTAAAGAAGATTAATGAGTTTCCGCGTGCCGCAAATGTTAAATTGAAGTTTTCTCTTTCAGAGAACACTATAGACTCCGTGTCTGAAAAGACGCTGCACAGTTTGAACCTGTCGTGCAACGGTGAACCGGTGTCGTCACCCGAGAACTTGGCGAACGGCAGCAGCGAGACGTTGCAGAAGTCGCATCTCAGCCCCGACGAGAAGTTGAACGTCAGCAATGTTCATCGTGGCAGTCCGGAGCCAGAACAGCTGACGGCAGCGAAGAAGCCTAGTTATTTAGGACTGGCGTGCAGCATAAGTGGCTACTCGGGAATCACCAGGTACGACAGCAAGCTGAGGGAAGGATTTCGCTCGAGAGACAGCAGCCCTGGCACAAGGCTGATCACGAGGGACACGAGCCCTGCAGGTTTCAGGTGAGAGAAATACTTGGATCATCTTTATCCTTCTTCGCGAAACGAGACAAATCAGTTAATCGATCGCTTTAAAATTGTAGATCCAACGAGAATCTCAACGTTCCGGCGCCTCATCATCCGCCTAAGAGCCAGTCGATATCACCGTTAGCGATGGACAGGCAAAACGGATTCACGAACGGCATGAAAGAGGAGTGCAAGGTTGAAACGTACATGGAAAGTAGAAGCTCAATCGGTTTGTGTCAGGGCTACTCGGAAGTCGACAAGGCGGTGTCCTTGCACTCGACATTTTCCGACGTCAGTCCTATCAGGTTGAACACTTCTGTCAGCAAACGAAGTCCTGGACTGTCGCCAATAATGTCCTGCGGTCAACAGAATAAATCCTTCAACGCAAGTTTCTCCCCTTCGAAACAAAAAGTTACTAACGgtaatttctttcaataattttataatttgctattagttttatttagttttttttaatcaattttatatcattttttgtctttaaattttgaaaagtaactaatcttaattaaaaagtaactaGCTCTACCAAATGATATGTGATATAAGAGTTTTTAAGACATAAGAATgtcttaaacttttttaaaaattatttttattctttagaatcttatatcatattatttaacagatcTAAAACTTTATCacaatgcattgaaatcttatatttgaaacaaagaaatagtttagaattctataatataagatttcaatgcatcgcaGTAAAGTTCTAGTTCTACcaaatgatatgatataagattctaaggcataaaagtgaataaaatatacattaatgttaaaatgtatgcAACAATGAACTTCGATATTATCGAGATATTGATAACGTGCCTTTTTAAAAACAGGATtctctttttgtttctttgcAGTTTCGAATACATCGTTTAGTGACACCAATATTCTGAACGGCTCGACAGTGGAAGTTGAGAGTCAAGTATTAAACACCTCGTCGAATACCGAGAAATCCTTTATTCAGCAACGAGTGGAGCGGCTTTACGGGCCAGGTGCTCTAGCGCAGGGTTTCTTTTTCAAACGCAGCACTACTAAGCTAAACACTAGTGAcagtaatttcaataaatccaGTAATAGCAGTGACATTTCGATAGACAACGCAAACGCGGAGGAATCGTTAAAGAATCTACCCGTGCTTCGACATCTGCGTCCAGAATTTCGAGCGCAGCTTCCTGTAGTCAGTAGTAGAAAGCCGACAGACGGCACAGAACAAGTAATAAAGCCTCTACAAAGGTTAGCATCTATAGTTTACTTAGAAATAGAACAAAAGTTGCTTTGCTTTTTTCCTTGCTTTTGTTGGTAacgaaatacttttatattttcaggATAATACCAACGCGAAAGACTGAACAGAAAAGCGCTTCAAGCACGAATTCGCAGAATACTGTAACGAGAATAATTCCGGTTACTATAGAAGATGATGTACCGAAACACGATACTAGTAGTAATAAGAGCATACCCGATCAGCAGCCAGCCGCGCCGAAAGTAGTGTTACCCGTATTAGAACCTAGCGCCAGTTCAACGAACATAGCGAAGCAGGCTCAAGAAGCGGAAAAAATAGTTGAAGAGAAAGACGGTCATTACTACATGAAGGtaattagagagagagaatgcaTACGTTACACGACGTAGGCGCGCATCCCAAAATGGAAGTTTTATAGACATTcgtatttttagttattaaagCAAGAGACAGATAGACTGCTCTCGTTGGCCGCGTCTGCAGAGGCCGAATTAGCCAGCGGCGATACTGTTGCACTGCCAGAGGAGGCAGCTGGTAAATTGAGATCAGCTGCAGGAAAGGCCAGATTGTTAGCCTCACAAAAGATGCAGCAGTTTGAAGGATTATGTCAGAAGAATATTGTaagaagtttttaaattattttttactttttttttatggcgCATTAAATCTGTTGCGGGTTAACTAATATGTTGATATTTCAGAATCAAGTGCCGGGTGAGGAATTTCCGACGACGAATGAGGACTTAGCTGGCTTCTGGGATATGGTAATGTT
This window of the Linepithema humile isolate Giens D197 chromosome 1, Lhum_UNIL_v1.0, whole genome shotgun sequence genome carries:
- the LOC105667666 gene encoding uncharacterized protein isoform X3; protein product: MERKSGGEARPKIEIVRVSSIERSNFRPLDGVQLRATYTHVRVGTYCPEPEAASRTENKPPVEQTRRFKKNLGPVSRLLRRRHHATCLATKSCDNIYSVNRNSNSLDWRVGQSTNKQDLQARQSNSLDWRVGRSVTFGSNRLHWGDTTRSAEQLSRSAPLTSDHLQTPSTRSKLVSLLRRLSPRLSRPGSKGSLQSSPTICPWVQVEYSTESIEAGKREESQESDASFQQELQLNELRKRMAGIASTSQVTVKIAAKEHGAAGQQNLSRPRIQVQGPETECNHQRIRRTVHEDRVDEDRRASGQPRGGGEVAGLDDVDDSCVATVTSSVPGAGGIRSHRRTRPLSLAVQPLNYHRLDPDTKPTIGARRHPNMTSQESIGSCSLDVDRSASDRSENTIDSVSEKTLHSLNLSCNGEPVSSPENLANGSSETLQKSHLSPDEKLNVSNVHRGSPEPEQLTAAKKPSYLGLACSISGYSGITRYDSKLREGFRSRDSSPGTRLITRDTSPAGFRSNENLNVPAPHHPPKSQSISPLAMDRQNGFTNGMKEECKVETYMESRSSIGLCQGYSEVDKAVSLHSTFSDVSPIRLNTSVSKRSPGLSPIMSCGQQNKSFNASFSPSKQKVTNVSNTSFSDTNILNGSTVEVESQVLNTSSNTEKSFIQQRVERLYGPGALAQGFFFKRSTTKLNTSDSNFNKSSNSSDISIDNANAEESLKNLPVLRHLRPEFRAQLPVVSSRKPTDGTEQVIKPLQRIIPTRKTEQKSASSTNSQNTVTRIIPVTIEDDVPKHDTSSNKSIPDQQPAAPKVVLPVLEPSASSTNIAKQAQEAEKIVEEKDGHYYMKLLKQETDRLLSLAASAEAELASGDTVALPEEAAGKLRSAAGKARLLASQKMQQFEGLCQKNINQVPGEEFPTTNEDLAGFWDMVMLQVVQVNELFDQIEKLKKSQWQEVVPDKKTASTSQQNGKRRVIPVHKAKPTANSEANKKAREAREQARRQMIEERRRAIRSSAQNADNSVEIFAPET
- the LOC105667666 gene encoding uncharacterized protein isoform X1, which produces MERKSGGEARPKIEIVRVSSIERSNFRPLDGVQLRATYTHVRVGTYCPEPEAASRTENKPPVEQTRRFKKNLGPVSRLLRRRHHATCLATKSCDNIYSVNRNSNSLDWRVGQSTNKQGDLLTMTHELISKLRELLTYSIAVPVLFLLNFKSSLSFSTFLTPKFYWRLLHMIDGLIFFFCLTFCNRLSDFSDLQARQSNSLDWRVGRSVTFGSNRLHWGDTTRSAEQLSRSAPLTSDHLQTPSTRSKLVSLLRRLSPRLSRPGSKGSLQSSPTICPWVQVEYSTESIEAGKREESQESDASFQQELQLNELRKRMAGIASTSQVTVKIAAKEHGAAGQQNLSRPRIQVQGPETECNHQRIRRTVHEDRVDEDRRASGQPRGGGEVAGLDDVDDSCVATVTSSVPGAGGIRSHRRTRPLSLAVQPLNYHRLDPDTKPTIGARRHPNMTSQESIGSCSLDVDRSASDRSENTIDSVSEKTLHSLNLSCNGEPVSSPENLANGSSETLQKSHLSPDEKLNVSNVHRGSPEPEQLTAAKKPSYLGLACSISGYSGITRYDSKLREGFRSRDSSPGTRLITRDTSPAGFRSNENLNVPAPHHPPKSQSISPLAMDRQNGFTNGMKEECKVETYMESRSSIGLCQGYSEVDKAVSLHSTFSDVSPIRLNTSVSKRSPGLSPIMSCGQQNKSFNASFSPSKQKVTNVSNTSFSDTNILNGSTVEVESQVLNTSSNTEKSFIQQRVERLYGPGALAQGFFFKRSTTKLNTSDSNFNKSSNSSDISIDNANAEESLKNLPVLRHLRPEFRAQLPVVSSRKPTDGTEQVIKPLQRIIPTRKTEQKSASSTNSQNTVTRIIPVTIEDDVPKHDTSSNKSIPDQQPAAPKVVLPVLEPSASSTNIAKQAQEAEKIVEEKDGHYYMKLLKQETDRLLSLAASAEAELASGDTVALPEEAAGKLRSAAGKARLLASQKMQQFEGLCQKNINQVPGEEFPTTNEDLAGFWDMVMLQVVQVNELFDQIEKLKKSQWQEVVPDKKTASTSQQNGKRRVIPVHKAKPTANSEANKKAREAREQARRQMIEERRRAIRSSAQNADNSVEIFAPET
- the LOC105667666 gene encoding uncharacterized protein isoform X2 encodes the protein MERKSGGEARPKIEIVRVSSIERSNFRPLDGVQLRATYTHVRVGTYCPEPEAASRTENKPPVEQTRRFKKNLGPVSRLLRRRHHATCLATKSCDNIYSVNRNSNSLDWRVGQSTNKQGDLLTMTHELISKLRELLTYSIAVPVLFLLNFKSSLSFSTFLTPKFYWRLLHMIDGLIFFFCLTFCNRLSDFSDLQARQSNSLDWRVGRSVTFGSNRLHWGDTTRSAEQLSRSAPLTSDHLQTPSTRSKLVSLLRRLSPRLSRPGSKGSLQSSPTICPWVQVEYSTESIEAGKREESQESDASFQQELQLNELRKRMAGIASTSQVTVKIAAKEHGAAGQQNLSRPRIQVQGPETECNHQRIRRTVHEDRVDEDRRASGQPRGGGEVAGLDDVDDSCVATVTSSVPGAGGIRSHRRTRPLSLAVQPLNYHRLDPDTKPTIGARRHPNMTSQESIGSCSLDVDRSASDRSENTIDSVSEKTLHSLNLSCNGEPVSSPENLANGSSETLQKSHLSPDEKLNVSNVHRGSPEPEQLTAAKKPSYLGLACSISGYSGITRYDSKLREGFRSRDSSPGTRLITRDTSPAGFRSNENLNVPAPHHPPKSQSISPLAMDRQNGFTNGMKEECKVETYMESRSSIGLCQGYSEVDKAVSLHSTFSDVSPIRLNTSVSKRSPGLSPIMSCGQQNKSFNASFSPSKQKVTNVSNTSFSDTNILNGSTVEVESQVLNTSSNTEKSFIQQRVERLYGPGALAQGFFFKRSTTKLNTSDSNFNKSSNSSDISIDNANAEESLKNLPVLRHLRPEFRAQLPVVSSRKPTDGTEQVIKPLQRIIPTRKTEQKSASSTNSQNTVTRIIPVTIEDDVPKHDTSSNKSIPDQQPAAPKVVLPVLEPSASSTNIAKQAQEAEKIVEEKDGHYYMKLLKQETDRLLSLAASAEAELASGDTVALPEEAAGKLRSAAGKARLLASQKMQQFEGLCQKNINQVPGEEFPTTNEDLAGFWDMVMLQVVQVNELFDQIEKLKKSQWQETLIARRSKNRE
- the LOC105667666 gene encoding uncharacterized protein isoform X4; translation: MSEYIYMYITHTHTHTQLVIGDYYNIEYVKNVSDVFPSLAIRRARRQRSGSPRHSIRLWHRPSVSRVRRAFECSVCALSRDSGWSDISHAAQFIPSLFRPLDRYESDSRLWLPASSVHEDRVDEDRRASGQPRGGGEVAGLDDVDDSCVATVTSSVPGAGGIRSHRRTRPLSLAVQPLNYHRLDPDTKPTIGARRHPNMTSQESIGSCSLDVDRSASDRSENTIDSVSEKTLHSLNLSCNGEPVSSPENLANGSSETLQKSHLSPDEKLNVSNVHRGSPEPEQLTAAKKPSYLGLACSISGYSGITRYDSKLREGFRSRDSSPGTRLITRDTSPAGFRSNENLNVPAPHHPPKSQSISPLAMDRQNGFTNGMKEECKVETYMESRSSIGLCQGYSEVDKAVSLHSTFSDVSPIRLNTSVSKRSPGLSPIMSCGQQNKSFNASFSPSKQKVTNVSNTSFSDTNILNGSTVEVESQVLNTSSNTEKSFIQQRVERLYGPGALAQGFFFKRSTTKLNTSDSNFNKSSNSSDISIDNANAEESLKNLPVLRHLRPEFRAQLPVVSSRKPTDGTEQVIKPLQRIIPTRKTEQKSASSTNSQNTVTRIIPVTIEDDVPKHDTSSNKSIPDQQPAAPKVVLPVLEPSASSTNIAKQAQEAEKIVEEKDGHYYMKLLKQETDRLLSLAASAEAELASGDTVALPEEAAGKLRSAAGKARLLASQKMQQFEGLCQKNINQVPGEEFPTTNEDLAGFWDMVMLQVVQVNELFDQIEKLKKSQWQEVVPDKKTASTSQQNGKRRVIPVHKAKPTANSEANKKAREAREQARRQMIEERRRAIRSSAQNADNSVEIFAPET